A window of the Tenebrio molitor chromosome 1, icTenMoli1.1, whole genome shotgun sequence genome harbors these coding sequences:
- the LOC138135072 gene encoding uncharacterized protein — protein sequence MFIVENQITLEELEQLTGNDELFSTIVPSIGERLRIKRHWHHNIHNAQPLHGDYQRPSEDTPDITDSEVSTITIPSTSNLSANSYEYVNDRLNAEIEFDNDTENVQSATNQPLPNTILNAEILILESNNEHEQSDQPLPKKMKLGDNTFHQCMVDFDLKKLLAKTVTGQAIMASYNDRGLSPKCQGYLTNIVICNFFDIDINVRLTNDILSQVANAIVDLFPKECKEVYFSAPVPKRYSKTNTAGIARGKLVDKNRNMLQFLRKCKMLSKKDTSEDDNGGSGDESHVDLDDVMRSADWLKNNCEPFESVLAHWKKSFQLRKKFSSPNSNNDPITISSIYDDWPILKLSTGYLLIESDFEELYKDKVCMLFEHWPSTFESVLEVSKNKKPTNGILFELLNGGKLKKDSEDVIKFLVLFETVSNNASKVVKKGGKTYWKPTVAESQEGFILHVKAPSNIHDAIEAKRTKMASFGMTVQPYIIIVGPTFYDIQTVHLYIHDTLYTVPTLLKAVDVCFKSFIVFDLQYPLEAEHIWFLIQWIIYDIHLKSDKKLPQIFQLHNQIKNQKSV from the exons atgttcattgtAGAAAACCAAATTACTCTAGAGGAGTTGGAACAACTAACAGGAAATGATGAATTATTTTCGACAATTGTACCGTCAATAGGTGAACGATTAAGAATAAAGAGACATTGGCATCATAATATACATAATGCACAACCGTTACAT GGCGATTATCAGCGACCGTCAGAGGATACACCTGACATTACAGATTCAGAAGTTTCCACCATCACCATACCATCAACATCAAATTTATCTGCAAACAGTTACGAGTATGTCAATGACAGATTGAACGCTGAAATAGAATTTGACAACGATACCGAAAATGTTCAATCGGCAACAAATCAACCTCTCCCGAACACAATATTGAATGCTGAGATATTAATACTAGAAAGTAATAATGAACATGAACAATCAGATCAACCTCTCCCTAAAAAAATGAAGCTTGGAGATAATACTTTCCATCAGTGCATGGTGGATTTTGACCTAAAGAAATTACTTGCTAAAACTGTTACTGGCCAAGCCATAATGGCGTCATACAATGACAGAGGGTTGAGTCCTAAGTGCCAAGGGTATTTAACGAACATAGTCATCTGTAACTTTTTTGATATCGATATAAA CGTCCGCCTCACGAATGACATATTGTCACAAGTCGCCAATGCGATAGTGGATTTATTTCCAAAAGAATGCAAAGAAGTGTACTTTTCTGCTCCAGTTCCTAAAAGGTACTCCAAAACCAATACAGCTGGCATAGCAAGAGGTAAACTGGtagacaaaaatcgaaacatgttacaatttttaagaaaatgcaAAATGCTATCCAAAAAGGATACCTCTGAAGACGATAATGGAGGAAGTGGAGATGAATCTCATGTTG ATTTGGATGATGTAATGAGAAGCGCAGATTGGCTCAAAAACAATTGCGAGCcatttgaaagtgttttagCGCACTGGAAAAAATCATTCCAACTaagaaaaaagttttcttcTCCTAACTCCAATAACGACCCCATTACGATATCATCGATTTATGACGACTGgcctattttaaaattatccaCGGGATATTTACTG ATAGAAAGTGATTTCGAAGAACTATATAAAGACAAAGTTTGCATGCTTTTCGAACATTGGCCATCAACATTTGAAAGCGTGTTAGAAGTATCAAAAAACAAGAAGCCGACCAACGGCATACTGTTTGAATTGCTGAATGGCGGAAAGCTTAAAAAGG ATTCCGAAGATGTCATTAAGTTTTTAGTGTTGTTCGAAACAGTTTCGAACAATGCTAGCAAAGTGGTAAAGAAAGGAGGAAAAACTTATTGGAAACCTACGGTGGCAGAATCTCAGGAGGGTTTCATTCTTCACGTTAAG GCTCCAAGTAACATTCACGATGCCATTGAGGCGAAAAGGACTAAAATGGCCAGCTTTGGGATGACCGTCCAACCATACATCATCATCGTCGGCCCAACATTTTACGACATCCAGACTGTTCATCTCTACATCCATGACACTTTATATACAGTGCCAACTCTGCTGAAAGCCGTTGACGTATGTTTCAAGTCTTTTATAGTTTTTGACTTACAATATCCGTTGGAGGCTGAACATATATGGTTTCTTATCCAGTGGATCATTTACGATATTCATTtaaaaagtgataaaaaacTGCCCCAGATCTTCCAACTCcacaatcaaattaaaaatcaaaaatcagtATAG
- the LOC138141500 gene encoding glucose dehydrogenase [FAD, quinone]-like codes for MKADKFIAILCFTCRVIISCAAKNVSYYETIIEDQIEASVKYELPTDASNYKSMENTKIKEYGTFDFIIIGGGSTGSVIANRLSKVKNWDILLLEAGLFGTEVNDIPNMAWSFYFSDYNWAYESIPQISACLGAVDKKCFYPRGKGIGGSTLINGLVYARGNKRDFDKWSEQGNPGWSYNEVLPYFKISENFDKTDRNITVDFEYHGSGGNLNVEYHVPRHPLQNIWLHANEERGYKTVDYNGKEQLGASLVQINTKHGKRNHAGNAFIKPVRDRHNLKILTNSYVTKITMFESNKTVNGVQFQHQGQTYIAKIKKEVILSAGAIASPQLLMLSGIGPAEHLDNIGIPVVEDLQVGCRLLDHPAFYGLYFDSNYTKESKSLKENVEEYLKGYGSLTDPDNNDGIGFYQTKFEKEPNYPDLEIMMLPTDGFFETLHKRLVSRKVWKNLNGAKSFALYIIGLHSKSIGSVKLKSKDPFDYPLLDSRFLSDLNNVDIDTLYDGIKLALSLTDTKAFKRINATLVKQQIPPCEDKPYLSKSYWYCALRYFTGNLFHPVGTCPMGPDRHKGAVVNSETKVYGIKNLRVADASIFPFTLSGHPNAPCVMIGEKVSDLIKLQHL; via the exons ATGAAAGCCGACAAATTTATTGCAATTTTATGTTTTACGTGTAGAGTAATTATTTCTTGTGCTGCTAAGAATGTAAGCTATTATGAAACTATAATAGAAGATCAAATAGAGGCATCAGTAAAATATGAACTTCCGACAGATGCTTCAAATTATAAATCGATGGAAAACACTAAGATCAAAG AATATGGAACGTTTGATTTTATCATCATCGGTGGGGGATCTACAGGCTCAGTAATTGCAAACAGATTGTCAAAAGTTAAAAATTGGGATATCCTTCTATTAGAAGCTGGATTATTTGGCACCGAAGTTAATGATATTCCGAATATGGCTTGGAGTTTCTATTTTAGTGATTATAACTGGGCTTACGAAAGTATACCTCAAATTTCCGCTTGTTTAG GTGCAGTAGACAAAAAGTGTTTTTATCCACGTGGTAAAGGAATAGGAGGATCAACTCTAATAAATGGTTTAGTTTATGCAAGAGGGAATAAACGTGATTTTGATAAGTGGTCCGAACAAGGAAATCCAGGCTGGTCTTATAATGAAGTGTTGCCATACTTTAAAATAtcagaaaattttgacaaaaccGATCGTAACATTACTGTTGACTTTGAATATCACGGTAGCGGAGGAAATCTAAATGTAGAGTATCACGTTCCCAGGCATCCTCTACAAAATATTTGGCTTCACGCAAATGAAGAACGTGGCTATAAAACTGTTGATTATAATGGAAAAGAACAATTAGGTGCTTCCTTGGTTCAAATTAACACAAAACATGGTAAACGAAATCATGCCGGGAATGCCTTTATTAAACCTGTAAGAGATAGgcacaatttgaaaatattaacaaatagTTACGTTACTAAAATAACCATGTTTGAAAGTAATAAGACCGTGAATGGAGTACAATTTCAACATCAAGGACAAACATACATTGCCAAGATTAAGAAAGAAGTAATTCTTTCAGCGGGTGCTATTGCATCTCCACAGTTACTTATGCTTTCGGGAATTGGTCCCGCGGAACATCTAGATAACATTGGAATTCCAGTTGTGGAAGATTTACAAGTGGGTTGTAGATTATTAGATCATCCTGCCTTTTATGGCCTGTATTTTGATTCTAATTACACAAAAGAATCAAAGTCGCttaaagaaaatgtcgaaGAATATTTAAAAGGATATGGATCACTAACAGACCCAGATAATAATGATGGAATTGGATTttatcaaacaaaatttgaaaaggaACCCAACTACCCGGATCTAGAAATTATGATGCTTCCAACTGACGGTTTCTTTGAGACTCTTCATAAACGATTAGTATCAAGAAAGGTCTGGAAAAATCTAAATGGAGCAAAGTCATTTGCTTTATACATTATTGGATTACATTCGAAATCAATAGGAAGTGTTAAGTTGAAAAGTAAAGATCCTTTTGATTATCCTCTCTTAGACTCCAGATTTTTATCAGATTTGAATAATGTAGATATTGACACCTTGTATGACGGAATTAAATTGGCTTTAAGTTTAACCGATACAAAGGCTTTCAAACGAATCAATGCGACACTTGTGAAACAGCAAATACCTCCTTGCGAAGATAAACCTTACTTATCTAAAAGCTACTGGTACTGTGCTTTAAGATATTTTACAGGAAACTTATTTCATCCAGTAGGAACTTGTCCGATGGGACCAGATCGACATAAAGGTGCTGTTGTTAATTCCGAAACTAAAGTATatggaataaaaaatttaagagTGGCTGATGCAAGCATTTTTCCTTTTACACTTTCTGGTCATCCAAATGCACCTTGTGTTATGATTGGAGAAAAAGTGTCGGATTTAATAAAGTTGCaacatttgtaa